In Flammeovirgaceae bacterium, the sequence TTTGGGTTGAAAGTGTTCTATTTTTGAACATGAACCTATCAGACCTAAAGCTATGCACAAGACAAAGAGGCGATTCATACTTAAGGAGTTGTTGAGTTTGCATGAAAATTTCAGAAAATAGGCTAAAAATTCAAAATTGAAAATATTTCAGATGTAATAATTACCTGGCTTGCTGCATTATCCCGTTATTCAATTGTACAAACACCAGGGCTTCACTAACTCTCAAATCATTAACTTGCCATAGAAATTCAATCATGACACCTTTTTAACCGCTTTTTCGTTTCTTAAGCATTATATGACATTCAAACCCAGGTATATCATTATTATCATTCTGCTGGCCGGCTTTATTTTTTCGTTTACCCCTCCGGCCGAACGCTACTTCGAAATCGCCAAAAACCTCGACATTTTCGCCACCCTTTTTAAAGAGGTAAACAAGAGCTACGTAGATGAGGTAAATCCGAGTACACTCATTAAAACGGGTATTGATGCGATGCTCGAATCGCTTGACCCCTACACCAACTACATACCCGAAGACTTGATTGAAGATTTTCGCACGGTTAATACCGGGCAGTATGGCGGCATCGGGGCCATCACGCGCGAAATTGGTAACCGCACGGTAGTAACCATGGTGATGGGCGGTTTTCCGGCAGAGAAAGGCGGACTGAAAATCGGGGATGAAGTATTAAAAATTGATAACGTTGACCTGTCAAAAATTTCGCGCGAAGCAGCCGGCAACCTGATGAAAGGTGAGGTTGGCAAACCCGTTCGGTTAACTGTAAAACGCTATGGTGTTGACCAACCCCTTGTGCTTGAATTTAAGCGCGAAAGAATAAAAATTAACAATGTGCCTTATTATGGAATGGTTAACGAAACTACCGGCTACATAAAACTTACCGAATTTACTCCGGAAGCTGGTAAAAATGTGAAGAACGCTGTGTTAAAACTAAAAGAGCTAAATGCCCGCTCCATTATTCTGGACATGCGCGGTAACCCCGGAGGATTGCTGATGGAAGCCGTTAATGTTTGCAATGTGTTTATACCCCGTGCCAAAAAAGTAGTGTTTACCAAAGGTAAAATACCCGAACAAAATACCAGCTATGAAACACTTGATAACCCGGTTGACACGGAAATTCCGGTGGCGGTATTAATCGATCGCGGGAGCGCTTCGGCTGCTGAAATTGTTGCCGGTACCTTGCAGGATTATGATAGAGGCATCGTTCTTGGTGAACGCTCTTTCGGTAAGGGATTGGTACAGGTAACCCGGCCGCTCTCCTACAATTCGCAACTTAAGGTTACTACCGCTAAATATTACACCCCTTCAGGTCGCTGCATCCAGGTGCTTGACTATACACACAGGCGCGAAGACGGCAGCGTGGCCTCGGTACCTGATTCCATTAAGCAGGCTTTTAAAACCACCAACGGCCGGACTGTGTATGACGGTGGAGGTATCGAACCGGATATCGCTGTTGAGCAAACCGAACTTCATCCGATAGTGCAGACCATTTATGAACACGGTTTTATTTTCGACTACGCTACCCGTTATGCCAATACGCACACGGCTCCTGAAAATCCAAAGAGTTTTAACCTTTCCGAATCGGATTATCAGCAATTTGTTGCCTGGATGAAGGATCAGAAATACGATTATTCCTCAGCACTGGAAGAAAAACTCTTAAGCTTGCAGGACCTCGCCAAACGGGAACGCTATTTTGCCGACCTTAAGCCTCAGCTGGATCACCTGAAAAGTGTAATTTCCGACAACCGGAAAAAAGAACTCCTCATCTACAAAGATCAAGTCAAGATGATGCTCCAAGCCGACATCATGCTGCGGTACTTTAATGAACGGGGCGCTATTGAATCAGGCTTTAAGCACGACACCGACCTGAAGAAGGCTATAGACGTGCTTACTAACACCGCGCAATACAGAAAAACGCTCAACCTGCCCTGACCATGGTAAAGTATCGGGCAAAGACAGGCATCCTGGTTACGCTTTTAGTTTGCGCCCTCTTACTTGTTACAAGCCATGCCTGCATGACATTCCGGATGAGTTCAAAAGAAATAGATTCCTATTTCAGTAAGCATAACATTAATGGAAGCCAGCATACTACCGACCAACGCATTCACTATATCAAAGCGGGCAACCCAACTGGCCCCCTGGTGCTGTTTGTACACGGTTCTCCGGGGTCGTTAAGTGAATTCATTCATTTTCTTAACGATACCTTGCTAAACCGGGAACTATTACTTATTTCAACCGACAGGCCCGGCTTCGGGTACTCCGATTTTGGTATGCCCCAACCTTCATTAAGCAAACAGGCAGCCGCTCTGGCACCTATCTTGAAAATTCACCTGCATAACCGGCCGATAATACTGGTTGGCCATTCGCTGGGAGGGCCGCTGGTGGGGCGTATGGCCATCGACTACCCTGAACTGGTAGATGGCCTGATACTGGTTGCACCGTCTATCGACCCGGAATTAGAGCCCAACGAAACCTGGTGGCGTGCTCCTTTTGCTTCGCCCTTTCTGAGTTGGGTGTTGCCACGATCGCTACGCGCTTCAAACGAAGAAATCTACCAGCTAAAACCCCAACTAGAAAACATGGTAACCGAATGGGCCAATATAACCTGCCCGGTAATTGTAATTCAGGGAGAAAAGGATTCGTTGGTAGCCCCCGGCAATGCAGACTTCGCAAAAGCAAAACTCGTTCATGCACCGATTGAAATCATCCGAAAACCCGATATGAACCACTTTGTTCCGTGGACAAACCCGGAAATAATAAGCGAGGCTATTCTGAAACTCGCTAAACCCCCGGCCGCCCACCTGTCCGGCAACTAATCAGCGACCGTAAAGTTTTTTAGCTTCAGCCTCAAACTTATCCCCTGCCTTCCAAACCGGTGCCTGCGGGTTATTGGCCAGCAATACATTGGCGTAAACGTAAGCCCGGTAGTATTTAATCAGGTAATCGAAATCAAGCGAACTCACCTCATCGGCCGGTTGGTGATAATATTTATTCAGCTCAGCATCAAATGCCTTAATACCGGGGGCAAACGTGATTGCCGGAACACCTTTAACGGCAAAATTGTAATTGTCCGAGCGCTCAAAAAGATTCTGCTCGGGCACCGGATCAACTGATGCCTTTATACCAAATGCCGCACAGGCCTTGGCCAAGTCAGTTTCGGCTGTAGTTCGTTCCATACCAATTATAGTGGCAATGGTTACATCGTTGTAGCCGGCACCATCGCAGTTAAAATTGAAAACCGTTTTGTTAAGAGGCACAACCGGGTTATCCGAATAATACTTGCTTCCCAGCAGTCCTTTTTCTTCACCGGTTAATGCCATAAACAACACCGAACGTTTGGGGCGGAATTGCGAAAGGTATTTTGCTGTTTCCAGCATACCCACCACACCAATGGCATTATCGCGTGCTCCGTTAAATATCGAGTCGGCCTGGTTACCCCGTTTGCTTACACCTACATGATCATAGTGTGCCGAAACCACCAGGTATTCTTCTTTCAGTTTTGGATCAGTTCCTTCCAGAATTCCGATTACATTTTTTGAACCAACCACTACCTCACGAACACCTTCAACCTTTAACGAGCCCGTTAATGAGGCAGACTCCTTCAGCTTTTTTATACCGGCTGCATCGCTATCCTTTAACCATAAATGTACAGCACCGCCTTCGTTGCTTTTTACTTTCATGGAAACGTTGGATGCAAAATAGTTTACCAGTGCAGGCCACGGAATCTGGGGCACGGCAAAAATTTCAATCAGACCCGCAGCACCGGCATTCGTGGCATCCCTGAATTTATCACCGGCAGCATAGAATATCGCCATGGGATTTCCTTCCGAATCTTTTTTGCCGGCCAGCGCAACAACCAACTTACCCTTTACATTGGCCCTGGCCAGTTCTTCCGCGCTGCCGTACCCGGCATAAACCACTTCGCCTGACCAATCAAAATTGCCGCCTTCAAACTGGATGAAATGTTCTTTAAATTGAAATGTGTCATCACCGATAACCAGTTTTCCTGCGGTTGCAGGGTGCACATTCACAAAACTTACCGGCTGAAAGTAGGTGTCTAACCCTGGTGCTTTTTTCAGGCCTAGCAATTTAAACTGGGCAGCCAGGTAATTGGCGGCAATGTCCAGTTCGGGCGAGCCGGTATCACGTCCGCGCATTTCATCGGCTGCCAGAAAGGTGAGGTGGGCTTCCACCTCTTCTTTGGTAATTAACTTTGTGATTTGCTCCACCGGGTTTTTCTGGGCCGAGGCACTTACCCACCCTACAAAAAGTAAAAGGTTAACGATGCGTAGTCTTTTCATTTGCCAAAGGTTTAATGTATTACAAACAAAAAGCGGAAAACCCAAAGGATTATCCGCTTTTCACAGGTTTAGGTTTATTCCTTAGCGAAGGAACAAAAGTTCCCGGTATTTTACAAGCGGCCAGTCTTCATCATCAACCAAAAGTTCAAGCTCATCAACCGCTTCGCGGATTTTATCAAAGTATTTCTCCTTAATATCATCGCAGTAGGCAATGGCACGGGCGTGTGTATCGGTAATTTTATTAACCCGCTTTCGTTCTTCAATCATATTGCGAACACCGGTTTTAATGGTTTCGATGTGGCCGGATATTTCCTTAATGGTTTGGATTACTGCCTTATTTTCAATTCCCAAACCTTTCAGCCCATTGGCGTTGGCAATGAGTTTGTTCTGATAAGCAATGGCGGTAGGAATGATATGGTTCATGGCTAAATCACCCATCACACGGGCTTCAATCTGCACCCGTTTAATGTAGGATTCCAACCGGATTTCATTGCGGGCTTCGAGTTCCTTATGGCTAAGAACACCATGGCGCTCGTACATCTCAACGCATTTCTTGTCGAGATAGGCATCCAAAGCGCGTGGCATGTTTTTAATGTTCTTGAGCTTTCGTTTTGCCGCTTCTTTTACCCATTCATCAGAATAACCGTCACCCTCAAACCGTATATCTTTTGATTCCTTTATGTATTTGCGGAGCAGGTTAACGATGGCAATCCGCTTTTCGGTGCCTTTTTCAATTTCCTTCGATACCACATCGTAAAAATGCGTTAATTGATTAGCCACTATCAGGTTGAGGGCTGTCATGGCTACCGCACAGTTATCGCTTCCGCCCACAGCCCGGAACTCAAATTTGTTACCGGTAAAAGCAAAAGGCGAGGTCCGGTTGCGGTCGGTGGCGTCCAGAATAATTTCGGGAATCTGATCAATACCCAGTTTCATGTACATGTTGTCGCCTTTCTCAATTTTTACATTGCCCTTCTTCTCTAATTCATCCAGCACGGCCGACATCTGCGAACCGATAAATACCGACATGATGGCCGGAGGTGCTTCGTTGGCACCTAACCGGAAATCATTACCGGGAGTAGCGATGCTTGCGCGCAGCAAATCGGCATGTTCATGAACAGCCTTGATAGTTGTAACAAAGAAAGTAAGGAACAGCAGGTTATCGCGCGCGCTGCTGGAAGGTGCAAACAGGTTTATGCCGGTATCGGTTATCAGCGACCAGTTATTGTGTTTACCGGTACCGTTAAGGCCAGCAAAAGGTTTTTCATGAAATAAAACTTTGAGTTTGTGCTTTCCGGCCACACGCCACATCACATCCATCATCAATTGGTTGTGATCGTTGGCCACATTTACTTCCTCAAACAAGGGGGCAACCTCAAACTGGCTGGGAGCCACCTCATTGTGGCGGGTACGCACGGGAATGCCGAGTTTCCAGCATTCAATTTCAAAATCCTTCATGAAATCATAAACACGCGAAGGAATGGATGCGAAATAGTGATCCTCCATTTGTTGCCCGCGGGCAGGCGAATGACCAAAAACAGTACGGCCGGCCATGATCAGGTCGGGGCGCGCATTGTAAAGGGCCTCGTCAATCACAAAATATTCCTGCTCGGGTCCCAATGAAGCCGTTACATGTTGTATGTCTTTGTCAAACAACTGGCATACCTGGGTGGCTGCCTTATCCACTGCTTTGAGCGCTTTCAGGAGAGGGCCCTTGGTATCGAGTGTTTCACCGGTATAAGAAACAAATACGGTAGGGATACAGAGTGTTTTTCCGTAAAGGAACATTGGGCTGGTTGGATCCCATGCCGTATAACCCCGCGCTTCAAAGGTGCTGCGGATACCTCCGCTAGGAAAAGAGGATGCGTCCGGCTCTTGTTGTACGAGTTCGCTTCCTTTAAACCGTTCGATGCGTGCATGCGCATCAAAAAAGGAATCGTGCTTCTCGGCTGTACCACCGGTTAATGGTTGAAACCAGTGGGTGAAGTGGGTTGCGCCTTTTGAAAGGGCCCAGCTTTTTACGGCCGAGGCCACGGCATCGGCCGTAGCTTCATCAATTTTCTCGTGGTTGATGATGGCCTGGCTTACTTTTTTAAAGACAGCAGCCGAAAGTGCGCCCCGCATCTGGTCGAGGCTGAATACATTTTCACCAAAAAAATCAGAAACTTTGGGGGAAGGGGCATCAACATGAACCCGGGGTTGTTCACTAAGCCTTTTTAAGGCCTCAAATCGTAAGTGCGCCATAGTGGTTGTGGGTTTATTAAACTATGGGCACAAAAGTAGCACTTTTTAAAACACAGGCTATATTTTATCCATCAAATTGAATTATTTTATCATTTTTTTATACAACTAGGTTAATTTTTAACCTAAATAGCACAAAAAGTATTAAAAATTTATCAGAATAGGTTAAAAATTCAACTGATCTTCTTCACCGATCCTCCACTGCTGGCGTTGGTGTTGCTGCGCGATGGGTTTCCTTTGTATCGCACGCTACCGGCACTGCTGGCCTGGGCATTTAATTCAGAAGTAACATGAACCTTTGCCGAACCGGCACTGCTGGCCTGCACACTAACGTTTTCGGCCTGCAGGTCAAAGGCATCGACTTCACCTGAACTGCTCACATCTATAGAAAGCCGGGTAGCTTTTCCGCGTAATTCCACATCCGCTGCGCTGGAGGCGTTAATAGTCAAGGATTCGGCCTCAACAGGAAGGTCAACACTGGCTGCGCTGCTGGCGCTTATCGAGAGATTTTGGGCTTTAACTGTTCCTTCCGAAAAGATGTTTGCAGCTGAACTGGCTGATATCTTCTCTAATTCAACATAAGTAACATACACTTTTACGGTACGGCTACGGTAACTACCCGATGCCATGTGAATCTTGAGATACCCGCCCACGGTTTCGGTTATAACGTTTTCCGGGTCAGTACCACTTACTTCGAGCCGGACAGCCGGCCTGTCCCCTTTTTTTAAGTAAACATCTATTCCTTCAGCTACCTTAATGCCTGTAAATGAACCTACTACCCGGTTTTGGCTTGTCTGGGCAATTGCCATCAGACTTGAAACCAGGAAAACAACCACCAGGAATTTATTCATCATATGCAAAATTTTACGTAAAGACAGAGCGCTGTGGCAAAGGTTGCAAACGCCCCTGGCCGACAGCCTAATTTTTTGTTTGTTGCTAAAACAAAGTAAATTTCGCTATATTTCATCGATTTATAGCAGTTTAAACCCATACCCACACCATGACATTCAATAAGCAAGCTGAACT encodes:
- a CDS encoding DUF2807 domain-containing protein, which encodes MMNKFLVVVFLVSSLMAIAQTSQNRVVGSFTGIKVAEGIDVYLKKGDRPAVRLEVSGTDPENVITETVGGYLKIHMASGSYRSRTVKVYVTYVELEKISASSAANIFSEGTVKAQNLSISASSAASVDLPVEAESLTINASSAADVELRGKATRLSIDVSSSGEVDAFDLQAENVSVQASSAGSAKVHVTSELNAQASSAGSVRYKGNPSRSNTNASSGGSVKKIS
- a CDS encoding M28 family peptidase; this translates as MKRLRIVNLLLFVGWVSASAQKNPVEQITKLITKEEVEAHLTFLAADEMRGRDTGSPELDIAANYLAAQFKLLGLKKAPGLDTYFQPVSFVNVHPATAGKLVIGDDTFQFKEHFIQFEGGNFDWSGEVVYAGYGSAEELARANVKGKLVVALAGKKDSEGNPMAIFYAAGDKFRDATNAGAAGLIEIFAVPQIPWPALVNYFASNVSMKVKSNEGGAVHLWLKDSDAAGIKKLKESASLTGSLKVEGVREVVVGSKNVIGILEGTDPKLKEEYLVVSAHYDHVGVSKRGNQADSIFNGARDNAIGVVGMLETAKYLSQFRPKRSVLFMALTGEEKGLLGSKYYSDNPVVPLNKTVFNFNCDGAGYNDVTIATIIGMERTTAETDLAKACAAFGIKASVDPVPEQNLFERSDNYNFAVKGVPAITFAPGIKAFDAELNKYYHQPADEVSSLDFDYLIKYYRAYVYANVLLANNPQAPVWKAGDKFEAEAKKLYGR
- a CDS encoding alpha/beta hydrolase translates to MTFRMSSKEIDSYFSKHNINGSQHTTDQRIHYIKAGNPTGPLVLFVHGSPGSLSEFIHFLNDTLLNRELLLISTDRPGFGYSDFGMPQPSLSKQAAALAPILKIHLHNRPIILVGHSLGGPLVGRMAIDYPELVDGLILVAPSIDPELEPNETWWRAPFASPFLSWVLPRSLRASNEEIYQLKPQLENMVTEWANITCPVIVIQGEKDSLVAPGNADFAKAKLVHAPIEIIRKPDMNHFVPWTNPEIISEAILKLAKPPAAHLSGN
- a CDS encoding S41 family peptidase, whose protein sequence is MTFKPRYIIIIILLAGFIFSFTPPAERYFEIAKNLDIFATLFKEVNKSYVDEVNPSTLIKTGIDAMLESLDPYTNYIPEDLIEDFRTVNTGQYGGIGAITREIGNRTVVTMVMGGFPAEKGGLKIGDEVLKIDNVDLSKISREAAGNLMKGEVGKPVRLTVKRYGVDQPLVLEFKRERIKINNVPYYGMVNETTGYIKLTEFTPEAGKNVKNAVLKLKELNARSIILDMRGNPGGLLMEAVNVCNVFIPRAKKVVFTKGKIPEQNTSYETLDNPVDTEIPVAVLIDRGSASAAEIVAGTLQDYDRGIVLGERSFGKGLVQVTRPLSYNSQLKVTTAKYYTPSGRCIQVLDYTHRREDGSVASVPDSIKQAFKTTNGRTVYDGGGIEPDIAVEQTELHPIVQTIYEHGFIFDYATRYANTHTAPENPKSFNLSESDYQQFVAWMKDQKYDYSSALEEKLLSLQDLAKRERYFADLKPQLDHLKSVISDNRKKELLIYKDQVKMMLQADIMLRYFNERGAIESGFKHDTDLKKAIDVLTNTAQYRKTLNLP
- a CDS encoding glutamine synthetase III — its product is MAHLRFEALKRLSEQPRVHVDAPSPKVSDFFGENVFSLDQMRGALSAAVFKKVSQAIINHEKIDEATADAVASAVKSWALSKGATHFTHWFQPLTGGTAEKHDSFFDAHARIERFKGSELVQQEPDASSFPSGGIRSTFEARGYTAWDPTSPMFLYGKTLCIPTVFVSYTGETLDTKGPLLKALKAVDKAATQVCQLFDKDIQHVTASLGPEQEYFVIDEALYNARPDLIMAGRTVFGHSPARGQQMEDHYFASIPSRVYDFMKDFEIECWKLGIPVRTRHNEVAPSQFEVAPLFEEVNVANDHNQLMMDVMWRVAGKHKLKVLFHEKPFAGLNGTGKHNNWSLITDTGINLFAPSSSARDNLLFLTFFVTTIKAVHEHADLLRASIATPGNDFRLGANEAPPAIMSVFIGSQMSAVLDELEKKGNVKIEKGDNMYMKLGIDQIPEIILDATDRNRTSPFAFTGNKFEFRAVGGSDNCAVAMTALNLIVANQLTHFYDVVSKEIEKGTEKRIAIVNLLRKYIKESKDIRFEGDGYSDEWVKEAAKRKLKNIKNMPRALDAYLDKKCVEMYERHGVLSHKELEARNEIRLESYIKRVQIEARVMGDLAMNHIIPTAIAYQNKLIANANGLKGLGIENKAVIQTIKEISGHIETIKTGVRNMIEERKRVNKITDTHARAIAYCDDIKEKYFDKIREAVDELELLVDDEDWPLVKYRELLFLR